ATGATCTGTCTCGCCTGTATCGTATCGAACCAGTTTGATGGCCCAGAAGCAGAGGCGCAAACCCTTCAGATTGATCTCTACCGCGAAAAGATTGTTCAATGCTTGATCCTGGGCGAGTATACCAAATCGGGCCCGTATGTCCTGGAAACCATCATAAACTACAACTACGCAGAATTCTGTGTTTGCACGGACGCGAACAGGGATATGTGGTTCCTTCTCGCTGTAGAAGTCAATCTCGCGATGCGTATGGGTTATCATCGTGATCCCAGCCACTTCCCTAAGATCTCAGCTTTCCAGGGCGAGATGCGGCGCCGCGTATGGGCAACTGTTCTCATGAGCGATGTCCTGATATCCAACCAGATGGGAATGCCACGCATGATATCGGATTGGAAGTGTGATACGGCCGAGCCGCGGAATTTGAATGATGCCGATTTCGATGAAGACACCAAGAAGCTGCCACCTTCACGGCCGGAGACTGAACTCACAACGGCTCTGGGTATCATCGCTCGCGGACGCATCCTCAAATCCCTCGGTACCATCGCCGACCTCACAAACAGGTCGAGGGTCTGCTCGTACGACGAGGTCATGCAGGTCGATCGTACCCTGCGTGATGCGGTGGATAGCATCCCAGCACCCCTAAAGTGGAAACCGGTAACTATGAGTGTAACAGATTCGCCACAGGTCATCGTAGCTCGTCTATTTATCAGGCATATGTTATATAAGGGCCAGACAATGCTCCATCAGCGCTTCCTGTCTGACCAGGACGACCGCTTCAGCTACTCACGACAAACATGCATTGATGCGTCGATCGGTACTATCGATCTTCAGAATGTGCTTGATGAAGAAACTTGCGCTGGAGGACAACTACACGAGATGCGCTGGCGAGTTACCTCAAGCATGAATCACCAGTTTCTCACGGCAGCAATGATCCTGTGCTCCTTGCTCCATAATAGACGAAGCATGGAGAGGGAACAGGAAATCCGACGTACACTCCAACGTGCGAGGGCTGTCTGGACACGCAGACGATCCACTTCGAAAGAAGCAGCGCGAGCTGCAGATACTATCAGCATTGTGCTTTCCCGGAGTGAGGTTGGCGCCAGAGGCGATCCTAGCCACAGCAAAGACGTGGATATCAGCCTAGAAATACCGGATTCAAGCTGTGGGGTTCGCCTAGAGTCAGATACTACCATACCAGATAGCATTATTTTTGATGACCGTGAGCCTTTTCACATCTCGTTCGTGGATGCCTCCCGCTGACTACTGGTGACAGCCTCCTTTATCATGCCGGGAACTTTGCAAGCATTTATTCCATCGATTTTACAGGATCCAAATAAGGGCTATGATGGCAACAGTGCCATCTCTCCCAATGACTGGATGTCCATGGACTGGGATGGCCTCGGAGAGACATACACTGGATAAGACTACACTGCGCGGATTCCAATAATCTGTGGTATGTTATAGAAGCAACGAtgtataatttttataccTGCAGTGTACCGCGTCCATGGAGGGCTATTAGTATGGTATCTTTCCCTGATCGAGGTATAGTAGCCTTATCGGCTGTATGCCACAGGGACAGTCCTCCTTCTTAAACCCCGTGGGCCTAACCCTCTATCACAGTAATTCCTACTATAACTGGTAGGGCTTATCCGAAAGCCCACCGCCAGTTCACGAGTTACATCTGGGAACCCACACCCATTCCGGTCTCCATCTGCTCCGTTTTAGCATCACGGAACATATTGAATGTCATTTTGATATCTCGGAAGAGCTCTCCTGGGTTGAACAATGCGAGCCAAGCATAAATTCCCAACGGACCACCCTGGTAGCGCTTTACGCTGGAGCTGCCGGTCTCACTGTCAACGACAACAAGGTTCTGCCGATTGGTAGTGCAAGCGACGTTCAATGTTGTATATGGCTTGATGGAATAGGCATAGTAGAACAGAAATGCAAATGGGACCACCTGCAGACAGATAATCAGGGTAGGTAAGCCAATAATGGTGTCGGCATAGCTCATGGTGGCAGAAGGCTTAAGGGTGCCAGTGGAGTCAAGAACCATAAATATAATCTGTCACTTGTTAAATTTCCATTACACTTTGCATTGAGCACGGGTGAATCTTTCTGACCTGCTCTAAGAACTCAAGACCAACAATCATCTTAAAGGCCAACAATTTCATCATTGGTTTGTGTTCTTTCATATTCGATTTAAGGATTCCGTGGAACCTGAGGATGCTTGTCATTGCCATCGCAAGTGATATAATCCCAATGATTGTGAGCTATCTATAGCATTAGATACATTGTCAACAGCTGGATACACTGAATCCACTTACCCATAAGTGTGCAAAATAAACTTTCTTTCCTTGAAGGCAGTAGATTCCCTTTGCTTGCGTAATGCTTTGCGCTATAGCAAGGATAAAAGTAACAATAGGATACTGCAGAACGAAAAGCCATGTAGACTGCAAATATACAAAGTCAGCTGAGTCTCTTGTTACGGTATCTATTTCAGATAACCCACCTTCAACCACGACAGCCCATCCATTGTTTTGGCGGCGTTCAATATCTTTGGAATTCGCAAAGATGCAAAGAACTCAGCTCTATGCTGGTCATTTGGAACAACGAAATCGCAGAGCAACATGAGAAACCAATAGAGGGCAACCCCTTGGAAAACCTTTGTCCATCCAACCAGATAGACGTAGGCGTTGGGAAAGCAGATTGAAAGGAATGAATAGATTGTATATAATGGGAACAATGTGGCAATTCTCAAAATCCTTG
The nucleotide sequence above comes from Aspergillus puulaauensis MK2 DNA, chromosome 3, nearly complete sequence. Encoded proteins:
- a CDS encoding OSTA/TMEM184 family protein (COG:T;~EggNog:ENOG410PM3Y;~InterPro:IPR005178;~PFAM:PF03619;~TransMembrane:4 (i12-33o45-67i87-105o125-147i);~antiSMASH:Cluster_3.12); this translates as MDGLSWLKSTWLFVLQYPIVTFILAIAQSITQAKGIYCLQGKKVYFAHLWLTIIGIISLAMAMTSILRFHGILKSNMKEHKPMMKLLAFKMIVGLEFLEQIIFMVLDSTGTLKPSATMSYADTIIGLPTLIICLQVVPFAFLFYYAYSIKPYTTLNVACTTNRQNLVVVDSETGSSSVKRYQGGPLGIYAWLALFNPGELFRDIKMTFNMFRDAKTEQMETGMGVGSQM
- a CDS encoding fungal specific transcription factor domain-containing protein (COG:K;~EggNog:ENOG410PK5H;~InterPro:IPR007219;~PFAM:PF04082;~SECRETED:SignalP(1-17);~antiSMASH:Cluster_3.12;~go_function: GO:0003677 - DNA binding [Evidence IEA];~go_function: GO:0008270 - zinc ion binding [Evidence IEA];~go_process: GO:0006351 - transcription, DNA-templated [Evidence IEA]); its protein translation is MWIGLLFSMICLACIVSNQFDGPEAEAQTLQIDLYREKIVQCLILGEYTKSGPYVLETIINYNYAEFCVCTDANRDMWFLLAVEVNLAMRMGYHRDPSHFPKISAFQGEMRRRVWATVLMSDVLISNQMGMPRMISDWKCDTAEPRNLNDADFDEDTKKLPPSRPETELTTALGIIARGRILKSLGTIADLTNRSRVCSYDEVMQVDRTLRDAVDSIPAPLKWKPVTMSVTDSPQVIVARLFIRHMLYKGQTMLHQRFLSDQDDRFSYSRQTCIDASIGTIDLQNVLDEETCAGGQLHEMRWRVTSSMNHQFLTAAMILCSLLHNRRSMEREQEIRRTLQRARAVWTRRRSTSKEAARAADTISIVLSRSEVGARGDPSHSKDVDISLEIPDSSCGVRLESDTTIPDSIIFDDPSFIMPGTLQAFIPSILQDPNKGYDGNSAISPNDWMSMDWDGLGETYTG